Proteins encoded together in one Mycobacterium noviomagense window:
- a CDS encoding acyl-CoA dehydrogenase family protein: MTDTSFIENEERQALRKAVAALVSNYGPGYYLEKARAHQHTDELWNEAGKLGFLGVNLPERYGGGGAGMYELSLVMEEMSAAGCGLLMMVVSPAINGTIISKFGTDEQRQRWLPGIADGSITMAFAITEPDAGSNSHRITTTARRDGSDWILSGQKVFISGVDQAQAVLVVGRTEEAKTGQLKPALFVVPTDAPGFTYTPIEMELISPERQFQVFIDDVRLPSDALVGSEDAAIAQLFAGLNPERIMGAASAVGMGRFALNKATDYVKTRKVWGTPIGAHQGLSHPLAQNYVEIELAKLMMQKAATLYDSGDDMGAAEAANMAKYAAGEASARAVDQAVQSLGGNGLTKEYGIAAALTASRLSRIAPVSREMVLNFIAQTSLGLPRSY; this comes from the coding sequence ATGACCGATACCAGTTTCATCGAAAACGAGGAACGCCAGGCGCTGCGCAAAGCGGTCGCTGCGCTGGTGTCCAACTACGGGCCCGGCTACTACCTGGAAAAGGCGCGCGCGCATCAGCACACCGACGAATTGTGGAACGAGGCAGGCAAACTCGGTTTCCTCGGGGTGAACCTTCCCGAACGGTACGGCGGCGGCGGAGCAGGGATGTACGAGCTGTCGCTGGTGATGGAAGAAATGTCGGCGGCCGGCTGCGGGCTGTTGATGATGGTGGTGTCACCAGCCATTAACGGCACCATCATCTCCAAGTTCGGCACCGATGAGCAGAGACAACGCTGGCTGCCCGGTATCGCCGACGGGTCGATCACCATGGCGTTCGCCATCACCGAACCCGACGCCGGCTCCAACTCGCACCGGATCACCACCACCGCCCGCCGCGACGGCAGTGACTGGATTCTTTCCGGCCAAAAGGTTTTCATCTCCGGCGTCGACCAAGCACAGGCGGTGCTGGTGGTGGGCCGCACCGAAGAGGCCAAAACCGGCCAGCTCAAGCCCGCGCTGTTCGTGGTGCCCACTGATGCTCCCGGCTTCACCTACACCCCAATAGAAATGGAGCTGATCAGTCCCGAACGCCAGTTCCAGGTCTTCATCGACGATGTGCGGCTTCCTTCGGACGCGCTCGTCGGATCCGAAGACGCCGCGATCGCGCAACTGTTCGCCGGACTGAACCCCGAGCGGATCATGGGCGCGGCCAGCGCGGTCGGCATGGGACGATTCGCCCTCAACAAGGCCACCGACTACGTCAAGACGCGCAAAGTGTGGGGCACCCCGATCGGTGCACACCAAGGGCTCTCGCATCCGTTGGCGCAGAATTACGTTGAGATCGAACTCGCCAAACTGATGATGCAGAAGGCGGCGACACTCTACGACTCCGGCGACGACATGGGCGCCGCCGAGGCGGCCAACATGGCGAAATACGCCGCGGGCGAGGCGTCTGCGCGTGCCGTCGACCAAGCGGTGCAGTCGTTGGGCGGAAACGGGCTGACCAAGGAATACGGGATCGCGGCGGCGTTGACGGCGTCGCGGCTGTCGAGGATCGCGCCGGTGAGCCGCGAAATGGTGCTCAACTTCATCGCGCAGACATCGCTGGGTCTGCCGCGCTCCTACTGA
- a CDS encoding acyl-CoA carboxylase subunit beta — protein sequence MSVLQSVLDPTSAAYAEAASALTTKLDEIDGELAKALAGGGPKYVERHHARGKLTARERIELLVDADSPFLELSPLAAYGTAFTVGASVVAGIGAVSGVECLIVANDPTVKGGTSNPWTLRKILRTNQIAFENRLPVISLVESGGADLPTQKEIFIPGGRMFRDLTRLSAAGIPTIALVFGNSTAGGAYIPGMSDHVVMIKERSKVFLAGPPLVKMATGEESDDESLGGAEMHARISGLADYFAVDELDAIRIGRRIVARLNWRKLGPPPGPVAEPLYDAEELIGIVPSDLRIPFDPREVIARIVDGSEFDEFKPLYGSSLVTGWARLHGYPLGILANARGVLFSEESQKATQFIQLANRSNTPLLFLHNTTGYMVGKEYEEGGMIKHGSMMINAVSNSTVPHISLLIGASYGAGHYGMCGRAYDPRFLFAWPSAKSAVMGGAQLAGVLSIVSRAAAEARGQQVDEEADAAMRAAVEGQIEAESLPLVLSGMLYDDGVIDPRDTRTVLGMCLSAIANAPIQGTSNFGVFRM from the coding sequence ATGAGCGTCTTGCAGTCGGTGCTTGACCCCACCTCCGCCGCGTACGCTGAGGCGGCGTCTGCGTTGACCACCAAGCTTGACGAGATCGACGGCGAGCTGGCCAAGGCGCTCGCCGGTGGCGGACCGAAGTATGTTGAGCGCCATCATGCCCGCGGCAAGCTGACTGCCCGGGAACGCATCGAGTTGCTCGTCGACGCGGACTCGCCGTTCCTCGAGTTGAGCCCGCTGGCGGCGTACGGCACCGCGTTCACGGTCGGCGCCAGCGTGGTCGCGGGCATCGGCGCGGTGTCGGGTGTGGAGTGCTTGATCGTCGCCAACGATCCAACCGTCAAGGGCGGCACCAGTAACCCGTGGACGCTGCGAAAGATCCTGCGGACCAATCAGATCGCCTTCGAAAACCGTCTTCCGGTGATTTCCCTGGTGGAGTCCGGCGGCGCGGACTTGCCCACCCAGAAGGAAATATTCATCCCCGGCGGCCGGATGTTCCGCGACCTGACCCGCCTCTCGGCTGCCGGAATCCCCACGATTGCGTTGGTGTTCGGCAACTCCACTGCGGGCGGAGCGTACATCCCTGGCATGTCCGATCACGTGGTGATGATCAAAGAACGCTCGAAGGTGTTTCTGGCCGGCCCGCCCCTGGTGAAGATGGCCACCGGGGAGGAATCCGACGACGAATCGTTGGGCGGCGCCGAAATGCACGCCCGCATCTCGGGGTTGGCCGACTACTTCGCCGTCGACGAACTCGACGCGATCCGCATCGGCCGCCGCATCGTGGCGCGGCTGAACTGGAGGAAACTCGGCCCCCCACCCGGCCCGGTGGCCGAGCCGCTGTACGACGCCGAAGAGCTGATCGGCATCGTTCCCTCCGATCTGCGCATCCCCTTCGACCCTCGCGAAGTGATCGCCCGGATCGTCGACGGCTCCGAATTCGACGAGTTCAAGCCGCTGTACGGCTCGTCGCTGGTCACCGGCTGGGCACGGCTGCACGGCTATCCGCTGGGCATTTTGGCCAACGCTCGCGGGGTGTTGTTCAGCGAGGAATCGCAAAAAGCCACCCAGTTCATCCAGCTGGCCAACCGCTCCAACACGCCATTGTTGTTCTTGCACAACACGACCGGCTACATGGTCGGCAAGGAGTACGAAGAGGGCGGGATGATCAAGCACGGATCGATGATGATCAACGCCGTCTCGAATTCCACGGTGCCGCACATTTCGCTGCTGATTGGCGCGTCCTACGGCGCAGGCCATTACGGCATGTGCGGGCGCGCCTATGACCCACGGTTCTTGTTCGCCTGGCCGTCCGCCAAGTCGGCGGTGATGGGCGGCGCCCAACTGGCAGGAGTGCTGTCTATCGTCAGCCGAGCCGCCGCTGAAGCCCGCGGGCAGCAAGTCGACGAAGAGGCCGACGCCGCGATGCGGGCGGCTGTCGAGGGCCAGATCGAAGCGGAGTCGCTTCCTTTGGTCCTGTCCGGGATGCTCTACGACGACGGCGTCATCGACCCGCGCGACACCCGAACGGTGCTGGGAATGTGCTTGTCCGCCATCGCCAACGCCCCAATCCAGGGCACCTCGAACTTCGGCGTCTTCCGGATGTGA
- a CDS encoding acyclic terpene utilization AtuA family protein, with product MSPAVRIGNCSGFYGDRLSAMREMLTDGELDYVTGDYLAELTMLILGRDKMKHPERGYAKTFLAQLEECLGLAHDRGVRIVANAGGLNPAGLADAARGLAKHLGLSVQVAHVEGDDLLPRADELGLGTPLTANAYLGAWGIVDCLNSGADVVVTGRVTDASVIVGPAAAHFGWGRTDYDQLAGAVVAGHVIECGVQASGGNYAFFTEIPDLTYAGFPLAEIHADGSSVITKHPGTGGQVSVDTVTAQLLYEITGARYANPDVTARMDSIELSADGPDRVRISGVVGEPPPPTLKVSLNSIGGFRNSMTFVLTGLDIEAKAELVRRQLESSLTVKPAELEWTLARTDHVDADTEEAASALLHCVVRDPDPANVGRQFSSAAVELALASYPGFTVTAPPGDGQVYGVFTAGYVDAAKVAHVAVHADGAGTYIPCATETLELAPADEPPLPEPLPAGPSRRLPLGVIAGARSGDKGGSANVGVWVRTDEQWRWLANTLTVEKLCELLPETADLPVTRHVLPNLRAVNFVIDEILGQGVAYQARFDPQAKGLGEWLRSRHVDIPERLLP from the coding sequence ATGAGCCCTGCGGTCCGAATCGGGAACTGTTCGGGTTTCTACGGTGACCGGCTCTCCGCGATGCGCGAGATGCTCACCGACGGCGAGCTCGACTACGTCACCGGTGACTACCTGGCTGAGCTGACCATGTTGATTCTCGGCCGGGACAAGATGAAGCACCCCGAGCGCGGCTACGCCAAGACGTTTTTGGCCCAGCTGGAGGAATGCCTCGGGCTGGCCCACGATCGCGGGGTGCGCATTGTCGCCAACGCCGGCGGCCTGAATCCGGCCGGCCTGGCCGATGCGGCGCGCGGGCTGGCCAAGCATCTGGGTCTATCCGTGCAGGTGGCGCATGTCGAAGGCGACGACCTGCTGCCCCGCGCCGACGAGCTCGGGCTGGGCACCCCGCTGACCGCCAACGCCTACCTGGGCGCATGGGGCATTGTCGACTGCCTCAATTCCGGCGCCGACGTCGTCGTCACCGGGCGGGTGACCGACGCCTCAGTGATCGTCGGGCCGGCGGCCGCGCACTTCGGGTGGGGCCGCACCGACTACGACCAGCTGGCCGGCGCGGTGGTGGCCGGTCACGTCATCGAATGCGGTGTTCAGGCCAGCGGCGGCAACTATGCGTTCTTCACCGAGATCCCCGATCTGACCTACGCCGGGTTCCCGCTGGCCGAAATCCACGCCGACGGCTCGTCGGTGATCACCAAGCATCCCGGCACGGGCGGCCAGGTCAGCGTCGACACCGTCACCGCGCAGCTGCTCTACGAGATCACCGGCGCCCGCTACGCCAACCCCGACGTCACTGCGCGGATGGACAGCATCGAGCTGTCCGCCGACGGCCCGGACCGGGTGCGGATCAGCGGCGTGGTCGGCGAGCCGCCGCCGCCGACGCTGAAGGTGTCGCTGAACAGCATCGGCGGGTTCCGCAACTCGATGACGTTCGTGCTGACCGGATTGGACATCGAAGCCAAAGCCGAGCTGGTGCGACGGCAGCTGGAATCCAGCCTGACCGTCAAACCCGCCGAACTCGAGTGGACCCTGGCCCGCACCGACCATGTCGACGCCGACACCGAAGAGGCAGCCAGCGCGCTGCTGCACTGCGTGGTCCGTGATCCCGACCCGGCGAACGTTGGCCGCCAATTCTCTTCTGCGGCAGTCGAGCTCGCGCTGGCCAGTTACCCGGGCTTCACGGTCACCGCCCCGCCCGGCGACGGACAGGTCTACGGCGTGTTCACTGCCGGCTACGTTGACGCTGCCAAAGTAGCCCACGTCGCCGTCCATGCCGACGGGGCCGGGACTTACATCCCTTGCGCCACCGAGACTTTGGAACTGGCGCCGGCCGATGAGCCGCCGCTGCCCGAGCCGCTGCCGGCCGGGCCGAGCCGGCGGCTACCACTGGGCGTGATTGCCGGCGCCCGCAGCGGCGACAAGGGCGGGTCGGCCAACGTCGGAGTATGGGTGCGCACCGACGAGCAGTGGCGCTGGCTGGCCAACACGCTGACTGTCGAGAAGCTGTGCGAATTGCTGCCCGAGACTGCTGACCTGCCGGTCACCCGGCATGTGTTGCCCAATCTGCGCGCGGTGAACTTCGTCATCGACGAGATCCTGGGCCAGGGCGTGGCGTATCAGGCGCGATTCGACCCACAGGCCAAGGGGTTGGGCGAATGGCTGCGAAGCCGCCACGTCGACATTCCGGAAAGGCTGCTGCCGTGA
- a CDS encoding acetyl/propionyl/methylcrotonyl-CoA carboxylase subunit alpha — protein MGITRVLVANRGEIARRVFATCRRLGLSTVAVYTEPDAAARHVAEADLRVRLPQVSDYLNIEALINAARAAGADAVHPGYGFLSENADFAAAVLDAGLTWVGPPVAAVRAMGSKIEAKKLMAAAGVPVLAELDPAAVTEEQLPVLVKASAGGGGRGMRVVHDLSALPREVAAAQREAQSAFGDPTVFCERYLPTGHHVEVQVLADTHGTVWAVGERECSIQRRHQKIIEEAPSPLVERTPGMRAKLFDAARLAAAAIGYSGAGTVEFLADDDGEFYFLEMNTRLQVEHPVTEETTGVDLVELQLAVADGARLDPDPPASQGYSIEARLYAEDPGRGWQPQAGLVHTIDVPGVRAQFDSLGRRIGIRLDSGIVDGSTVSIHYDPMLAKVISYAPTRQQSARVLADAVARARLHGVRTNRDLLVNVLRHPAFLDGATDTAFFDTHGLAELAAALCDAAAVRLSAIAAALADAARNRATAVVFGSVPSGWRNLASGYQVKNFRDDSGDEYRIQYRFTRNGLELPDDEAVHLVSHTADEVVLADGDGVACRFNVARYGDDIYVDSPHGSVRLVALPRFPEPGSAVEQGSLVAPMPGNVIRVGAQVGDTVTAGQPLVWLEAMKMEHTITAPTDGVLAQLDVSPGQQVEVGAILARVDASQTFAEGDGQS, from the coding sequence ATGGGAATCACTCGAGTTTTGGTGGCCAACCGCGGCGAGATCGCCCGCCGGGTGTTTGCGACCTGCCGGCGGCTCGGCCTGAGCACCGTCGCCGTCTACACCGAACCAGACGCGGCGGCCCGTCACGTCGCCGAAGCCGATCTGCGCGTGCGGCTTCCGCAGGTCAGCGACTACCTCAACATCGAAGCGCTGATCAACGCCGCCCGCGCCGCCGGCGCCGACGCCGTGCATCCTGGCTACGGATTCCTCTCCGAGAACGCCGATTTCGCGGCAGCAGTGCTCGACGCGGGCCTGACCTGGGTCGGGCCGCCGGTGGCAGCGGTGCGAGCGATGGGCTCGAAGATCGAAGCCAAGAAGCTGATGGCCGCCGCGGGAGTGCCGGTGCTGGCTGAACTCGACCCCGCCGCCGTCACGGAGGAACAGTTGCCGGTGTTGGTCAAGGCCTCGGCGGGTGGCGGCGGCCGCGGGATGCGCGTCGTGCACGACTTGTCGGCTCTGCCACGCGAAGTGGCCGCGGCCCAGCGCGAAGCGCAATCCGCGTTCGGCGATCCGACGGTGTTCTGCGAGCGCTACCTGCCTACCGGGCACCATGTCGAGGTCCAGGTGCTCGCCGACACCCACGGCACGGTATGGGCGGTCGGAGAACGAGAATGCTCCATCCAGCGCCGGCACCAGAAGATCATCGAAGAGGCCCCGTCCCCGTTGGTCGAGCGCACCCCAGGGATGCGGGCCAAGCTGTTCGACGCCGCCCGGCTGGCCGCCGCCGCGATCGGCTACAGCGGCGCCGGGACGGTGGAGTTCCTCGCCGACGACGACGGCGAGTTCTACTTCTTGGAGATGAACACCCGCCTGCAGGTCGAACATCCCGTCACCGAGGAGACGACAGGAGTCGATCTCGTCGAACTACAGCTGGCGGTGGCGGACGGCGCCCGGCTGGATCCGGATCCCCCTGCGTCGCAAGGTTATTCGATCGAGGCACGTCTCTACGCGGAAGATCCGGGACGGGGCTGGCAGCCGCAGGCCGGTCTTGTGCACACGATCGACGTGCCCGGTGTGCGGGCGCAGTTCGACAGCCTCGGCCGGCGCATTGGGATCAGGCTGGACTCGGGCATTGTCGACGGGTCGACCGTGTCCATCCACTACGACCCGATGCTGGCCAAAGTCATCTCCTACGCCCCGACCCGCCAGCAGTCGGCGAGGGTGCTGGCCGACGCAGTGGCCCGCGCCCGCTTGCACGGGGTACGCACCAACCGCGATCTGCTGGTCAACGTGCTGCGGCATCCGGCTTTTCTCGACGGAGCCACGGACACCGCATTTTTCGACACCCACGGGCTGGCCGAGCTGGCCGCAGCGCTGTGCGACGCAGCGGCAGTGCGGTTGTCCGCGATCGCGGCGGCGCTTGCCGACGCCGCGCGCAACCGCGCGACCGCCGTCGTGTTCGGGTCGGTCCCCAGCGGCTGGCGCAACCTGGCGTCGGGCTATCAGGTCAAAAACTTCCGCGACGACAGCGGCGACGAGTATCGCATCCAATACCGCTTCACGCGAAACGGTTTGGAACTGCCCGACGACGAAGCGGTGCACCTGGTGTCCCATACCGCCGACGAGGTCGTCTTAGCCGACGGTGACGGCGTGGCCTGCCGATTCAACGTCGCCCGATACGGCGACGACATCTACGTCGACTCACCGCACGGCTCCGTACGCCTAGTGGCACTGCCGCGCTTTCCAGAGCCGGGATCGGCGGTCGAACAAGGGTCGCTAGTAGCGCCGATGCCGGGCAACGTCATTCGGGTCGGCGCCCAAGTCGGTGACACCGTCACCGCCGGCCAACCACTGGTCTGGCTGGAAGCGATGAAGATGGAGCACACGATTACCGCACCGACCGACGGTGTGCTGGCACAACTCGACGTCAGCCCCGGCCAACAAGTCGAGGTCGGTGCCATCTTGGCCCGCGTCGACGCCTCCCAGACCTTTGCAGAAGGAGACGGACAATCATGA
- a CDS encoding enoyl-CoA hydratase family protein: MDTLVRYAVDGHVARLTLDSPHNRNALSSTLVSQLHHGLRDAAADPRVRVVVLGHTSGTFCAGADLSEASGGDPFEMAAERARELAALLRAIVDLPLPVIGAITGHVRAGGFGLVGACDIAVAGPHSSFALTEARIGVAPAIISLTLLPKMSARAAARYYLTGEKFDADEAAAIGLITMAADDVDAAVAALVAEVGRGSPQGLAASKALTTAAVLEGFDRDAERLSVESARLFVTDEAREGMMAFLQKRPPRWVALSAGDAV; encoded by the coding sequence ATGGACACACTCGTTCGGTATGCCGTCGACGGACATGTTGCGCGGCTGACGCTCGACTCACCGCATAACCGCAACGCGCTTTCCAGCACACTGGTCAGCCAACTGCACCACGGGCTGCGCGACGCGGCCGCCGATCCGCGGGTGCGCGTGGTGGTGCTCGGCCACACTAGCGGCACCTTCTGCGCGGGCGCGGATCTATCGGAAGCCAGCGGGGGCGACCCGTTCGAGATGGCCGCCGAGCGCGCCCGGGAATTGGCGGCGCTGCTGCGCGCGATCGTCGACTTGCCGCTGCCGGTGATCGGCGCCATCACCGGCCACGTCCGCGCCGGGGGGTTCGGCTTGGTCGGTGCCTGCGATATCGCAGTGGCCGGCCCGCACAGCAGCTTCGCCCTGACCGAAGCACGCATCGGAGTGGCACCGGCCATCATTTCGCTCACCCTGCTGCCGAAGATGTCCGCCCGGGCGGCAGCGCGTTACTACCTGACCGGGGAGAAATTCGACGCGGACGAAGCGGCGGCTATCGGGTTGATCACCATGGCAGCTGACGACGTCGACGCCGCGGTGGCAGCGCTTGTTGCGGAAGTGGGACGCGGGTCACCGCAGGGATTGGCGGCATCGAAAGCACTGACCACCGCCGCGGTGCTGGAGGGATTTGACCGCGACGCCGAGCGGCTCAGCGTCGAGTCGGCGCGGTTGTTCGTCACCGACGAAGCTCGCGAGGGAATGATGGCCTTCCTGCAGAAACGCCCGCCGCGATGGGTCGCTCTAAGTGCTGGCGACGCAGTTTAG
- a CDS encoding acyl-CoA dehydrogenase family protein, whose protein sequence is MSIWTTSERDQLRKTVRSFAEREILPHVGEWERIGELPRELHRRAGAAGLLGAGFPETVGGGGGDGADSVIICEELHEAGVPGGVFASLFTCGIAVPHMAASGDQRLIEEFVRPTLAGEKIGALAITEPGGGSDVGHLRTTAVRDGDHYVVNGAKTYITSGVRADYVVTAVRTGGPGAAGVSLLVVEKGTPGFEVTRKLDKMGWRSSDTAELSYTEARVPAANLVGAENSGFAQIAQAFVAERIGLAAQAYSSAQRCLDITAQWCRDRETFGRPLISRQAVQNTLAEMARRIDVARVYAHNVVERQLSGETNLIAQVCFAKNTAVEAGEWVAHQAVQLFGGMGYMAESEVERQYRDMRIIGIGGGTTEILTALAAKTLGYRS, encoded by the coding sequence GTGAGCATTTGGACCACATCGGAACGCGACCAGCTGCGCAAGACGGTCCGCTCGTTCGCCGAACGGGAGATCCTCCCGCACGTCGGGGAGTGGGAGCGCATCGGTGAGCTGCCGCGCGAGCTGCACCGGCGCGCCGGCGCTGCTGGTCTGCTCGGCGCGGGCTTCCCCGAGACGGTCGGCGGTGGAGGCGGCGACGGCGCCGACTCGGTGATCATTTGCGAGGAACTGCACGAGGCCGGCGTGCCCGGCGGGGTGTTCGCGTCGCTGTTCACCTGCGGGATCGCGGTGCCGCACATGGCGGCCTCCGGTGATCAGCGGCTCATCGAGGAGTTCGTGCGCCCGACGCTGGCCGGCGAGAAGATCGGCGCGCTGGCCATCACCGAGCCGGGCGGCGGCTCGGACGTCGGACATCTGCGTACCACCGCCGTCCGGGATGGCGACCACTACGTGGTCAACGGCGCGAAAACCTACATCACCTCCGGGGTGCGCGCCGACTACGTCGTCACCGCGGTGCGCACCGGTGGCCCCGGCGCCGCCGGTGTGTCGCTGTTGGTGGTCGAGAAGGGCACGCCAGGGTTCGAGGTCACCCGCAAGCTGGACAAGATGGGTTGGCGCTCCTCGGATACCGCGGAGTTGTCATACACCGAGGCGCGAGTGCCGGCAGCGAATTTGGTCGGCGCCGAAAACAGCGGCTTTGCCCAGATCGCGCAGGCGTTCGTTGCTGAACGCATCGGGCTTGCCGCGCAAGCGTATTCGAGTGCGCAGCGCTGCCTGGACATCACAGCGCAGTGGTGCCGCGACCGGGAGACGTTCGGCCGGCCGCTGATCTCGCGGCAGGCCGTGCAGAACACGCTCGCCGAGATGGCCCGGCGAATCGACGTCGCCCGCGTCTATGCGCACAACGTCGTGGAGCGCCAACTTTCGGGCGAAACGAACCTGATCGCGCAAGTGTGTTTCGCCAAGAACACCGCGGTGGAAGCCGGCGAATGGGTTGCCCACCAAGCGGTTCAGCTATTCGGCGGCATGGGCTACATGGCCGAATCGGAAGTCGAACGCCAATATCGCGACATGCGGATCATCGGTATCGGCGGTGGCACAACGGAAATCCTGACCGCGCTGGCCGCCAAGACGCTTGGATACAGATCATGA
- the rpmF gene encoding 50S ribosomal protein L32 has translation MAVPKRRMSRANTRSRRANWKAARPELVTVTVAGRQHKVPRRLLKAARLGLIDFDRR, from the coding sequence ATGGCTGTGCCCAAGCGCAGGATGTCGCGCGCGAACACCCGCAGTCGGCGCGCGAACTGGAAGGCTGCCCGCCCCGAACTTGTCACCGTCACCGTGGCCGGCCGGCAGCACAAGGTGCCGCGCCGGCTGCTCAAGGCCGCTCGCCTCGGTCTCATCGATTTCGACCGTCGCTAG
- the mprA gene encoding two-component system response regulator MprA, protein MRILVVDDDRAVRESLRRSLSFNGYSVALASDGVEALDMIASDRPDALVLDVMMPRLDGLEVCRQLRSTGDDLPILVLTARDAISERVAGLDAGADDYLPKPFALEELLARMRALLRRTKPDDAAESVAMTFSDLTLDPVTREVTRGQRQISLTRTEFALLEMLIANPRRVLTRSRILEEVWGFDFPTSGNALEVYVGYLRRKTEAEGEPRLIHTVRGVGYVLRETPP, encoded by the coding sequence GTGCGAATCCTTGTGGTCGATGACGATCGCGCCGTGCGCGAGTCGCTGCGCCGGTCGCTTTCGTTCAACGGCTACTCGGTGGCGCTGGCTTCCGACGGTGTCGAAGCGCTCGACATGATCGCCAGTGACCGCCCCGACGCACTGGTGCTGGACGTGATGATGCCGCGGCTGGATGGCTTGGAAGTGTGCCGCCAGCTCCGTAGTACCGGCGACGATCTGCCGATACTGGTGCTGACCGCGCGAGACGCGATCTCCGAGCGGGTGGCCGGCCTCGACGCCGGCGCAGACGACTATCTGCCCAAGCCGTTCGCGCTCGAAGAACTGTTGGCCCGGATGCGGGCTTTGTTGCGCCGCACCAAGCCTGACGACGCAGCCGAGTCGGTGGCGATGACGTTTTCTGACCTGACGCTGGATCCGGTGACTCGCGAAGTCACGCGCGGGCAACGTCAGATCAGTTTGACCCGTACCGAATTCGCGCTGCTGGAGATGCTGATCGCCAATCCGCGACGAGTGTTGACCCGCAGCCGCATTCTCGAGGAGGTGTGGGGATTCGACTTCCCGACCTCGGGTAACGCGTTGGAAGTCTACGTCGGGTATTTGCGTCGCAAGACCGAAGCCGAGGGAGAGCCGCGGCTGATCCACACCGTGCGCGGCGTGGGCTACGTGCTGCGCGAAACGCCACCCTGA
- a CDS encoding HAMP domain-containing sensor histidine kinase yields MSLFRRRRRAPLRATTSLSLRWRVMLLAMSMVAMVVVLMAAAVYAVISAAAYKEIDNQLQSRAQMLIASGSLAADPAKAIEGTAYSDVNAMLVNPGRSVYTAHQEGQTLPVGGPEKAVIRGDLFMSRRTAGDQRVLAIHLPNGSSLLISKSLAPTDAVMTKLRWVLLLVGGLGVAVAAVAGAMVTRAGLRPVARLTEAAERVARTDDLRPIPVFGSDELARLTEAFNLMLRALAESRERQARLVTDAGHELRTPLTSLRTNVELLMASMEPGAPPLPEQEMVDLRADVLAQIEELSTLVGDLVDLTRYDAGEVVHEPVDMSEVIDRCLERVRRRRNDIQFDVEVIPWQVYGDSGGLSRAVLNLLDNAAKWSPPGGRVGVKMRQLDSAYAELVVSDNGPGIPAHERNLVFERFFRSASARSMPGSGLGLAIVKQVVLKHGGALRVEDTVPGAQPPGTSMFVLLPGRPIPGATYSAPAADAAHTANSENSPGSANVVSVDSQSTRAR; encoded by the coding sequence ATGTCCCTGTTCCGCCGCCGGCGCCGAGCTCCGCTGCGAGCCACCACCTCGTTGTCGTTGCGGTGGCGGGTGATGCTTTTGGCGATGTCGATGGTGGCGATGGTGGTCGTGTTGATGGCAGCCGCTGTGTACGCGGTGATTTCGGCGGCGGCTTACAAGGAGATCGACAACCAGCTGCAAAGCCGGGCGCAGATGCTGATCGCCAGTGGATCACTTGCGGCTGATCCGGCGAAAGCCATTGAGGGCACAGCTTATTCGGATGTCAATGCGATGCTGGTGAACCCGGGTCGGTCGGTGTACACCGCGCACCAGGAGGGCCAGACGCTCCCTGTCGGAGGGCCGGAGAAGGCGGTGATCCGCGGTGATTTGTTCATGTCGCGGCGCACGGCTGGCGACCAGCGGGTGTTGGCGATCCATCTGCCCAACGGCAGTTCGCTGCTGATCTCCAAGAGCCTGGCGCCGACCGACGCGGTGATGACGAAACTGCGGTGGGTGCTGCTGCTCGTCGGCGGTCTCGGTGTTGCGGTTGCCGCGGTTGCCGGAGCGATGGTCACTCGGGCCGGGCTGCGCCCGGTGGCCCGGCTGACCGAAGCGGCCGAGCGGGTGGCCCGTACCGACGACCTACGGCCCATCCCGGTGTTCGGCAGCGACGAATTGGCAAGGCTCACAGAAGCATTCAACTTGATGTTGCGAGCACTGGCCGAGTCCCGAGAACGGCAGGCGCGCCTTGTCACCGACGCCGGGCATGAACTGCGCACCCCACTGACGTCGCTGCGCACAAACGTCGAGCTGTTGATGGCCTCGATGGAACCCGGAGCACCGCCGCTGCCGGAGCAGGAAATGGTCGATCTGCGTGCCGATGTGCTGGCCCAGATCGAGGAATTATCAACCCTGGTAGGGGATTTGGTAGACCTCACCCGATACGATGCGGGCGAAGTCGTGCACGAGCCGGTCGACATGTCCGAGGTTATCGATCGCTGCCTGGAGCGAGTCCGTCGGCGCCGCAACGACATCCAATTCGACGTCGAGGTAATTCCGTGGCAGGTGTACGGCGATTCCGGTGGTTTGTCGCGCGCGGTGCTGAATCTGTTGGATAACGCGGCCAAATGGAGTCCGCCCGGTGGGCGGGTCGGCGTGAAGATGCGACAGCTCGACTCCGCCTACGCCGAGCTCGTGGTGTCCGACAACGGCCCGGGCATCCCGGCACATGAGCGCAATCTGGTGTTCGAGCGGTTCTTCCGCTCGGCATCGGCACGGTCGATGCCCGGTTCCGGTCTGGGGCTGGCAATCGTCAAGCAAGTGGTGCTTAAACACGGTGGCGCACTACGCGTGGAAGACACCGTGCCAGGCGCTCAGCCCCCGGGCACCTCCATGTTCGTGTTGCTTCCCGGGCGTCCGATACCCGGTGCCACCTATTCGGCACCTGCGGCCGATGCTGCCCACACCGCAAACTCGGAAAACTCTCCAGGTTCCGCGAACGTTGTCTCAGTGGATTCTCAGTCCACGCGGGCAAGGTAG